The Poecilia reticulata strain Guanapo linkage group LG10, Guppy_female_1.0+MT, whole genome shotgun sequence sequence TCTGGGTGATCTGGGTCAGCGTGATGAACATGGCGAACTTGCGCGAAACCTTGAAGCCAGCTGCCCGCAGCGCGTAGTAGGAATACATGACGGCGTGGACCAAGTAGTTCATGGTCATGAACCAACCGCCGCCCGCCACCATGTCCTTGTAGGAGTACCAGGAGTAGAGCAGCACGGTGATGTGGTGGTACCAATGGAGAAAAATGAGCTTCTGCTTCCTCAGGACGATGAAGAGAGTGTCACCTGCAGGGACACAGGRGATTATCAATCATTTTCAGAAATTCAGAACATTCGGGATGAGATGCAACGTGCTCAAAGGGCGAGAGGTGGGGGACGCCCTGGGCAGGccgccagtccatcacaggagTTTTGGCTTTCCaaggtttttaaatgtttttaaatgaaacgaGAACTGAAAAGTCTATTAAATGACTCCGAATTGTATTCCAAATGCAAGAAGAACAACATGAAAAAGTAGCTTGACTCAAAGCAGTTTTCCTAAGTGGTATCGAACCTCCAACCCAAGAATCCGCCACTGTTTGCTCACTAGcgttgtttttaataaattgttaTAATACACATTGgcaaattcatttaaatactGTTAAAATAGAACAATAggacacaaaatatttttcttttaatgagcCATTTGTTCATTATTTCAGACAGGAGGAACGGTTTGGGTTATgagcttcattttaattttcaccTGGGAAAAATATTGGCTTGttcagcaaaaatgtaaaaattgcaagcaaaacatttctgacaagaCATTTGGAATaccaaattaaatatattgaaGAACCTTGGCCTTGCAGCGTCTGCAAGAGATGAACAAGTTTTATCAACATGGTTTTACCAGACTAGACATTTCCCATAATTTGGGTTTTGTTGTCTCCAACCAATAATTGATTGAAGAATCTGAGACTAAAACTATGCAGAGCTTGGTAGGTACATATGAACGCTCCTGCTTTCCAGGTAAAAACTGAACACAGTTTAATGCTCAAAAAGTTTAATATCTGTGATTAACTTTGATTTTTGTCATAATATGATTTATAACTTCAATAACAGAAATGAAGAAGTCCTTAATCTTTATGTTCGCCAAGTGAAGTTATGTTGGCAGATTAATCTCAGGTGGACCACaaccaaaaacagaagagattAGCTACTGTAGCTGGTTCAGCTCTGGATCAAAAAACCTCTCATCCAGTCTCAGATGAATCCTGTCATCTTTAACATTAATGTAAAATTACATTATAATTCAGTTTGCTATTCAGAACCGCAGAATACTTGACTACTGCAACCTTAACCGCTGCATGCCTCCCATCAGTCAGACAACATCAGACATGTCTCCACTCACCCAGTTCAGGAGCCTTGCTGAGGACGAAGGCGTAAGCCCAGAATTTGCTGACTGGCCCGTTGTAGAAACTCTGGTCACAAACTGATTGTTTCAGCCCTTTGCTCATCAGGATGAACATCATGTAGCTCCCAGTGCGGACGGCACCAAAGATACTGAGACGACAGAAACGATGAAGAGTGAACAAATCAGGTAAATGAATCCCTGCCTCCTTTACAAGGGTTTATAAATAAGCATAATAATTGGTTCTAATAGTTCTTGTTACTGTGAAGTCGATAGAAGTAGCTGTTCACCGTTTCTACTTTACACATCTAGTGCTGTCACCGCCTGCACCgagtcacattttgtcacatcagaaaaacaaactatgattattagaattttaaaaacacaaagctgagaATAAAATTATGAAGTGTCCTAAGttcttgttacttttaaaagGACCAAATTTGTAAAGTGAATGGGTGCCTTGTGTCCTTACTATTACATGGTGTTGATCTGTTGCTTAAAATCAGCTGGGATGTGATGTGACCAAACACTTTAGCCGGCCATCGTCTGCGCTTCTACCTCTCACCTGAACACAGCGAGCGTGAGCGACCACAGCACCAGAGGTTTCCGCAGCTCAAACTTTTCCCTTTGCTTCATGACATGACGCCCACCCAGGATGCA is a genomic window containing:
- the elovl6 gene encoding very long chain fatty acid elongase 6 translates to MSVLALQEYEFERQFNEEEAIRWMQENWKKSFLFSALYAACILGGRHVMKQREKFELRKPLVLWSLTLAVFSIFGAVRTGSYMMFILMSKGLKQSVCDQSFYNGPVSKFWAYAFVLSKAPELGDTLFIVLRKQKLIFLHWYHHITVLLYSWYSYKDMVAGGGWFMTMNYLVHAVMYSYYALRAAGFKVSRKFAMFITLTQITQMLMGCVVNYLVYSWMQQGQECPSHMQNIVWSSLMYLSYFVLFVQFFYEAYVGKSNSSAKTDVKKSK